From a region of the Acidicapsa acidisoli genome:
- a CDS encoding glucuronyl esterase domain-containing protein produces the protein MPTPKWKLSRLLFLSALFAYAAPFVSQAIGQAASATPAAPATPPTRLAPTPEQLAQQAASEADHQQMMDQLHIASLRGGANGTDPSAPNFANYDESKANPFPDLPDLLTLKDGKKVTSAKEWWKQRRPEIVEDFDREIYGRVPAHTPKVTWEMVSTTTEKNGDFSVVTKKLIGHVDNSADPAITVNIDFSVSTPADAKGPVPVIIEFGLDPAFLAAMRKRFPNFALPSQVGPTWQQQVLAKGWGYAELIPTTIQADNGAGLREGIIGLCNKGQYRKPDDWGALRAWAWGASRALDYLETDKAVNAKEVGITGHSRYGKAALVTMAYDQRFAIGYISSSGAGGAALYRRHWGEMLENVAGTQEYHWMAGNFLKYAGPLHPNDLPVDSHELIALCAPRPVFISGGATNGVSGHPSDGDGWIDARGMFMAAAAAGPVYKLLGKKDMGTTTFPPIETPLIDGDLAFRQHSGGHTPAPNWPTFITFASRYLTAPGTQHSAGNSMRH, from the coding sequence GTGCCCACTCCGAAATGGAAGCTGTCCCGCCTGCTGTTCCTCTCCGCTCTTTTCGCCTACGCAGCGCCATTTGTGTCCCAGGCAATTGGACAGGCTGCATCTGCGACGCCAGCCGCTCCTGCAACTCCGCCCACCCGTCTCGCGCCCACTCCAGAACAACTCGCACAGCAGGCAGCCTCGGAAGCCGATCATCAGCAAATGATGGATCAGCTCCATATCGCCTCACTTCGCGGCGGCGCGAACGGAACTGACCCCAGTGCCCCCAACTTCGCCAATTACGACGAATCGAAGGCTAATCCCTTTCCTGATCTGCCGGATCTGCTGACCCTCAAGGACGGCAAGAAAGTAACATCCGCGAAGGAGTGGTGGAAGCAGCGCCGTCCCGAGATCGTTGAGGATTTCGACCGCGAAATCTACGGCCGCGTTCCCGCGCACACTCCGAAGGTTACGTGGGAGATGGTGAGCACAACCACCGAAAAGAACGGCGACTTCAGCGTCGTAACGAAGAAGCTGATCGGCCACGTCGACAACTCGGCGGACCCCGCGATCACCGTCAATATCGACTTCTCTGTCTCTACGCCGGCCGATGCGAAAGGTCCGGTGCCGGTCATTATTGAATTTGGCCTCGATCCAGCCTTCCTGGCGGCCATGCGCAAGCGTTTCCCCAACTTCGCCCTACCGTCGCAGGTTGGCCCAACGTGGCAGCAGCAGGTTCTGGCCAAGGGATGGGGCTACGCGGAATTGATTCCCACGACAATCCAGGCTGACAACGGCGCTGGTCTGCGGGAGGGAATCATCGGGTTGTGCAACAAAGGCCAGTACCGCAAGCCCGACGACTGGGGCGCGCTGCGAGCCTGGGCGTGGGGAGCCAGCCGTGCTCTCGATTACCTCGAAACCGACAAAGCCGTAAACGCCAAGGAGGTTGGAATCACGGGTCATTCGCGCTACGGCAAGGCTGCCCTAGTCACCATGGCCTACGACCAGCGCTTCGCCATCGGCTACATCAGCTCGTCCGGCGCAGGTGGAGCAGCGCTCTATCGCAGGCACTGGGGCGAGATGCTGGAAAACGTAGCCGGAACGCAGGAATATCACTGGATGGCGGGTAACTTTCTCAAATACGCCGGTCCGCTCCACCCCAACGATCTGCCCGTCGATTCTCATGAACTGATCGCTCTCTGCGCACCGCGTCCTGTCTTTATCAGCGGCGGAGCGACGAATGGCGTGAGCGGTCATCCCAGCGATGGCGACGGCTGGATCGACGCTAGAGGCATGTTCATGGCTGCTGCGGCGGCGGGCCCTGTCTACAAACTTCTCGGCAAAAAAGATATGGGCACGACGACCTTCCCACCTATCGAAACCCCGCTCATTGATGGAGACCTGGCCTTTCGCCAGCACTCCGGCGGTCACACGCCCGCGCCGAACTGGCCGACGTTCATCACTTTCGCGAGCCGCTACCTGACCGCCCCGGGCACTCAGCATTCAGCGGGCAATAGCATGCGTCACTAA
- a CDS encoding peptide-N4-asparagine amidase, with product MRSRLQTAPSRRRLLVAISVLAVASTLHSQTNNAASSSSQFQLGSSLEATADPAVPRPNTKPCVVTLLANQAFENFNNPTYTYTPPAACPGPWAKVVFTGDFSIQPGVQFDRTGQLFLGNVNIYFGTTAEPLAKLTDTWHVERDLTDYSALFKTPQAGFASLGNIIGEDGLNSIIFGTFKLEFYPANFINPVPRTADVVLPVTQDGNDSVILNNANPEYTETFTLPTNVESAYLDVIAQSQNQEEQWFLCLPNSVASDVGDCGNTDFRQVNISIDGTPAGVAPVFPWIYTGGVDPGLWIPIPGVQTLNLLPYRVDLTPFAGLLSNGQPHTIGVTVYNAFQFFSTVATLVLYEDHGSKKVTGEVTENTLTAPNPVVVNNVVFDASGNGGGEVTVTSAQDFTISGWVNTSHGRVSTKIDEKVNFSNAQTVTSSATTFGQGVVQTSTVNAKTTTQAGFLVTAKETHVSYPFNINFLETVESNGNIGQVTTVGQNFLRDETETLEGFPIFHSNVSNVLTSGDTATFVASPTGFSLGPNSGQTSKQTYIYQDSLGGCYSRTLTAANNELTGVADQKECKPHFF from the coding sequence ATGCGATCAAGACTCCAGACGGCTCCCTCCCGGAGACGCCTGCTTGTTGCAATCTCAGTCCTTGCTGTGGCCAGCACGCTTCACTCTCAAACCAACAATGCAGCCAGCTCGTCGAGCCAGTTCCAGCTAGGCTCGTCGCTTGAGGCCACAGCCGATCCGGCCGTGCCCCGGCCCAACACCAAGCCTTGTGTCGTGACTCTGCTGGCCAACCAGGCTTTCGAGAATTTCAATAACCCAACCTACACATACACGCCGCCGGCCGCATGCCCCGGTCCCTGGGCGAAGGTTGTCTTCACAGGAGACTTTTCCATTCAGCCTGGCGTGCAATTTGACCGCACCGGGCAGCTTTTCCTTGGCAATGTGAATATCTACTTCGGAACAACCGCCGAGCCCCTTGCGAAGTTAACGGATACCTGGCACGTCGAGCGCGATCTGACAGACTACAGCGCACTCTTCAAGACTCCGCAAGCCGGCTTCGCGAGCCTGGGCAACATCATCGGGGAAGATGGGCTGAACTCGATTATCTTCGGCACCTTCAAGCTGGAGTTCTACCCGGCAAACTTTATCAACCCGGTGCCGCGCACAGCCGACGTGGTGCTACCTGTGACGCAGGATGGAAATGACAGCGTCATCCTCAACAACGCGAACCCCGAGTACACCGAGACCTTTACCCTGCCGACCAATGTTGAGAGCGCCTATCTTGACGTGATCGCGCAGAGCCAGAATCAGGAAGAGCAGTGGTTTCTCTGCTTGCCGAACAGTGTTGCGAGCGATGTGGGCGACTGCGGCAACACGGATTTTCGCCAGGTGAATATAAGCATCGACGGCACGCCCGCTGGAGTTGCGCCGGTCTTTCCCTGGATCTACACCGGCGGAGTGGACCCAGGCCTGTGGATTCCGATTCCCGGCGTGCAGACGCTCAACCTGCTGCCCTATCGCGTGGATCTGACGCCTTTCGCGGGTCTCTTGAGCAATGGGCAACCGCATACGATCGGCGTAACCGTCTACAACGCTTTCCAATTCTTCAGCACCGTGGCTACCTTGGTGTTGTATGAGGATCACGGAAGCAAGAAGGTAACGGGCGAGGTGACGGAAAACACGCTGACCGCCCCGAATCCGGTGGTGGTGAATAACGTTGTCTTCGATGCCAGCGGCAATGGCGGGGGCGAAGTGACTGTGACCAGCGCACAAGACTTTACCATCTCCGGCTGGGTGAATACTTCGCATGGACGGGTGAGCACGAAGATCGATGAGAAGGTGAACTTCAGCAATGCGCAGACCGTCACCTCCTCCGCCACGACATTCGGTCAGGGCGTGGTGCAAACCTCGACCGTGAATGCGAAGACAACGACGCAGGCAGGTTTCCTGGTTACGGCCAAGGAGACGCATGTCTCGTATCCCTTCAACATCAACTTTCTCGAGACAGTGGAGTCGAATGGCAATATCGGCCAGGTCACTACCGTCGGGCAGAATTTTCTGCGGGATGAGACCGAGACACTGGAGGGATTTCCTATCTTCCATTCGAATGTCAGCAATGTGCTGACTTCGGGCGATACGGCTACGTTCGTGGCCTCGCCTACCGGCTTCTCGCTCGGGCCTAACTCCGGCCAAACCAGCAAGCAGACGTATATCTATCAGGACTCGCTGGGCGGGTGCTACAGCCGTACACTTACCGCGGCCAACAATGAACTTACCGGAGTCGCCGACCAGAAGGAGTGCAAGCCGCATTTCTTCTAG
- the infB gene encoding translation initiation factor IF-2 has product MSKVRINDLARELEVKSKQILDALEFMGLAEGKTHSSSIEAHEAEKVRVHFERGSRPAPSASARSEQDNRPKIDLSNISKPGDVMKAILARKQEAERQAQYPQRTGAPAVVVRPPASGAGSGSGVTGSGVQASTATGTSAVHSGNVRPPVPPPARPVTVPPVAARPEPRKIVPQPRQAPPIIHPPQTPASGAIGTRPPSGPVVARPQAGPVSGTSASRPAVAVVPPPVAVVVKPPTSPTASASVPSATPAPPVVVVAPPPTKTATAVQEPEAAVTPSVTIQEPVSTPPAPQATAATTSEVAPISAPATTPLAASSVDAPVISAPSLPANNGSAPASEPAPVAASSPAPEAPVATPPPAPVVQVRKVVMPQTGPRPVYKAPPPPPPSAAPAANANAAGIQRGKPIFDRRPQSGPGSFTPRPQGGGPGGFQNQGAPGQFPGGPRPKHPTRPGFAGSGPGGPGGPGGRPGFGGPRPGFGAPRPGGFGAAPGGPPPPGEAPRAPRPSGPPRGRGRQQYPKTKEGPMKGFVPPPRFGGAYMGNEPPPITREITVTEGISVKDLAEKLEIRAKDLIATLLMRGVFVTVNQSLDAEMVKDVAARFGAGATVISYEDEIANQAIEEILESNNIDELEVSRSPVVTVMGHVDHGKTSLLDAIRETDVASGEAGGITQHIGAYKVKFTKEGSPASGREIVFLDTPGHEAFTRMRARGAKVTDLVVIVVAADDGPMPQTLEAIDHAKAAGVPMIVAINKIDRPEANPEKVQKQLADRGLVPEEWGGDTVYVPVSAKKRIGLDALLEMICLVSDVQNLKSTPGRKAVGTVLEAKLDRGRGAVATVLVQNGTLRVNESYIVGNTFGKVRAMFDDRGRAITEAGPSTPVEVLGLEGMPDSGDTFLVVADRDKAKGIAQYRKMKEREAQLAKSSRVSLEGLAEQIRTAGVKDLPLIIKGDVTGSVEVIADSLVRMSTEKVRIKVIHSGVGAITESDILLASASNAIIIGFNVRPERKSAELAQQENVEIRLHSIIYELQDEIRKAMLGLLDPTFRENYIGRAEIINVIRIPKVGTIAGCRVTDGILRRDAEVRILRGAEMVHKGKIGSLRRFKDDVKEVTNGMECGVGIAGSFNDLKEGDVIEAFTTERMASDLGQLATTVAAAAKEAKEAKEQAAAAETANRS; this is encoded by the coding sequence ATGAGTAAGGTTCGAATTAACGATCTGGCGCGTGAGCTGGAAGTCAAGAGTAAGCAGATTCTCGATGCTCTGGAATTTATGGGTCTGGCTGAGGGCAAGACTCACTCGAGTTCCATTGAAGCGCATGAGGCTGAGAAGGTTCGCGTTCATTTTGAACGCGGTTCGCGGCCAGCGCCTTCGGCGAGCGCAAGAAGCGAGCAGGACAATCGTCCCAAGATTGATCTTTCCAACATCTCCAAGCCCGGCGATGTGATGAAGGCGATTCTGGCGCGGAAGCAGGAAGCCGAACGGCAAGCTCAGTATCCGCAGCGGACTGGTGCTCCGGCGGTGGTGGTGCGTCCTCCTGCCTCCGGGGCTGGTTCCGGGTCTGGCGTGACGGGTTCCGGCGTGCAAGCCTCCACTGCAACCGGCACCAGCGCGGTCCATTCGGGAAATGTCCGTCCTCCTGTTCCGCCACCGGCTCGCCCCGTAACGGTGCCTCCCGTTGCAGCCAGGCCGGAGCCGCGCAAGATCGTTCCGCAGCCGCGTCAGGCCCCGCCAATCATTCATCCACCGCAGACTCCCGCTTCCGGGGCAATTGGAACGCGCCCGCCGAGTGGACCGGTTGTAGCCCGTCCGCAGGCTGGCCCTGTATCGGGAACTTCAGCGTCGCGCCCGGCAGTCGCGGTTGTGCCTCCGCCGGTTGCGGTCGTCGTCAAACCGCCAACGTCGCCGACGGCCTCGGCAAGCGTTCCTTCGGCAACGCCGGCGCCTCCAGTCGTTGTGGTTGCGCCTCCGCCCACGAAAACGGCAACCGCAGTTCAGGAGCCCGAAGCGGCGGTTACGCCGTCCGTGACCATCCAGGAACCAGTCTCGACTCCTCCCGCGCCTCAGGCTACCGCAGCAACGACTTCGGAGGTAGCGCCAATCTCCGCTCCGGCGACGACCCCACTGGCTGCGTCCTCGGTGGACGCCCCGGTTATTTCCGCTCCCTCTCTTCCGGCGAACAACGGATCAGCCCCCGCCAGTGAGCCGGCTCCGGTCGCAGCCAGCAGCCCGGCCCCGGAAGCACCTGTCGCAACTCCTCCGCCAGCTCCTGTCGTTCAGGTGCGCAAGGTGGTTATGCCCCAGACCGGACCTCGTCCCGTCTACAAGGCTCCGCCGCCGCCACCGCCGTCGGCAGCTCCTGCCGCCAACGCCAATGCTGCAGGCATTCAACGCGGCAAGCCAATCTTCGACCGCCGTCCGCAGAGCGGACCCGGCAGCTTTACGCCTCGTCCTCAGGGTGGTGGCCCCGGCGGATTCCAGAATCAGGGCGCACCGGGACAATTCCCCGGCGGGCCGCGTCCCAAGCATCCCACTCGCCCCGGTTTCGCCGGTTCCGGCCCCGGTGGTCCGGGTGGCCCAGGCGGGCGTCCTGGATTCGGCGGCCCACGTCCTGGATTCGGCGCTCCGCGTCCCGGTGGCTTTGGCGCGGCTCCGGGCGGTCCACCACCTCCTGGTGAAGCTCCGCGTGCTCCGCGTCCTTCGGGACCGCCAAGAGGCCGTGGCCGTCAGCAGTATCCGAAGACCAAAGAAGGCCCGATGAAGGGCTTTGTGCCGCCGCCGCGTTTTGGTGGCGCGTACATGGGCAATGAGCCGCCGCCGATCACCCGTGAAATCACCGTAACCGAAGGCATCAGCGTCAAGGATCTGGCCGAGAAGCTCGAAATCCGCGCCAAAGACCTGATCGCGACCCTGCTTATGCGTGGCGTTTTCGTCACCGTGAACCAGTCGCTCGACGCCGAAATGGTGAAGGACGTAGCCGCGCGCTTTGGCGCTGGCGCGACCGTTATCAGCTATGAAGATGAAATCGCCAACCAGGCCATCGAAGAGATCCTGGAGAGCAACAACATCGACGAGCTCGAAGTGTCGCGTTCGCCCGTCGTTACCGTCATGGGCCACGTCGATCACGGCAAGACCTCGCTGCTCGACGCCATCCGCGAAACCGACGTCGCTTCCGGCGAAGCCGGCGGCATCACCCAGCACATAGGCGCCTACAAGGTGAAGTTCACCAAGGAAGGCTCTCCGGCCTCAGGCCGCGAGATCGTCTTCCTCGACACCCCGGGCCATGAAGCCTTCACCCGCATGAGAGCCCGCGGAGCCAAGGTCACCGATCTCGTCGTGATCGTGGTAGCCGCAGACGATGGTCCGATGCCTCAGACGCTCGAAGCCATCGACCACGCCAAGGCAGCGGGTGTCCCGATGATTGTGGCCATCAACAAGATCGACCGTCCCGAAGCCAACCCGGAAAAAGTGCAAAAGCAGCTTGCGGATCGTGGTCTCGTCCCCGAAGAGTGGGGCGGCGACACTGTCTACGTTCCGGTTTCAGCCAAGAAGCGAATCGGTCTCGATGCGCTGCTTGAAATGATCTGCCTCGTCTCCGACGTGCAAAACCTCAAGTCCACCCCCGGCCGCAAGGCTGTGGGAACGGTGCTTGAGGCCAAGCTGGACCGCGGCCGCGGCGCAGTCGCAACGGTTCTCGTCCAGAACGGAACCCTGCGCGTCAACGAGAGCTACATCGTCGGCAACACCTTCGGCAAGGTCCGTGCGATGTTCGATGACCGCGGCCGGGCCATCACTGAAGCCGGCCCGTCCACTCCAGTCGAAGTTCTCGGCCTCGAAGGCATGCCGGATTCCGGCGATACCTTCCTGGTCGTGGCGGATCGCGATAAGGCTAAGGGCATCGCCCAGTACCGCAAGATGAAGGAACGCGAGGCGCAGCTCGCTAAGAGCAGCCGCGTGTCTCTGGAAGGCCTGGCCGAGCAGATCCGCACCGCAGGCGTCAAAGATCTGCCGCTCATCATCAAGGGCGACGTCACCGGCTCCGTCGAGGTCATTGCCGACTCGCTGGTCCGTATGTCGACCGAGAAGGTGCGCATCAAGGTCATCCACTCCGGTGTCGGCGCGATCACCGAAAGCGACATTCTCCTCGCCTCGGCTTCGAACGCCATCATCATCGGCTTCAATGTCCGGCCAGAAAGGAAGTCTGCCGAACTCGCCCAGCAGGAAAACGTGGAAATCCGCCTGCACTCGATCATTTACGAGTTGCAGGATGAGATCCGCAAAGCCATGCTTGGCCTGCTCGACCCGACCTTCCGCGAAAACTACATTGGCCGTGCGGAGATCATCAACGTCATCCGCATTCCCAAGGTGGGCACCATTGCCGGTTGCCGCGTGACCGACGGAATCCTCCGCCGCGATGCAGAAGTTCGCATCCTGCGTGGAGCCGAAATGGTGCACAAGGGCAAGATCGGCTCCCTGCGCCGTTTCAAGGACGACGTCAAGGAAGTCACCAACGGCATGGAGTGCGGCGTCGGTATCGCAGGCAGCTTCAACGATCTGAAGGAAGGCGACGTGATCGAAGCCTTCACCACAGAGCGCATGGCCAGCGACCTCGGCCAGTTGGCTACAACCGTAGCGGCTGCCGCCAAGGAAGCCAAAGAAGCCAAGGAACAGGCCGCAGCCGCCGAAACCGCAAACCGCAGCTAA
- a CDS encoding Hsp70 family protein has translation MRQSTKSLHAQAIASPIGIDFGTTNSSVALARGGQIELVRFARRSGETESFRSVLYLERVRQDGHLRIGSWTGPTAIEHYLDAEKKGRLIQSLKSYLSSSNLTGTEILGRHFSFENLISRILTDLRLNAERQFGRDIRYAMVGRPVRFVGAESAEDDAFAVGRLQRAFEFAGFEKVEFAMEPVAAAYAYESTLDHDELILIGDFGGGTSDFSLLRVGPGIRKRGRSPQDLLGNSGLGLAGDAFDARIVRKLVSPALGAGTLLHPASKMLPAVPAWIYLNLERWHYLSFLRTRNVTEILKSARVRAMEPDKIEALITLVDEDLGFQLHQAVQRLKFELSSAETAEFRFVDGTLELRKAVTRAEFESWIADDLAAIEGCVDSLFDSSSVGYADVDRVFLTGGTSFVPAVRGIFERRFGVDRVRSGNEFTSVARGLALRAEESLSDARHS, from the coding sequence ATGCGGCAATCGACCAAATCCCTCCATGCTCAAGCCATCGCATCGCCTATCGGGATCGACTTCGGCACCACGAACAGCTCCGTGGCGCTCGCCCGTGGCGGCCAGATTGAGCTTGTCCGCTTCGCTCGGCGGAGTGGTGAAACCGAGTCCTTCCGCTCCGTCCTTTACCTCGAACGCGTCCGCCAGGACGGCCATTTGCGCATCGGGAGCTGGACAGGACCCACGGCAATCGAACACTACCTGGATGCCGAGAAAAAGGGCCGGCTGATCCAGTCGCTGAAGAGCTACCTGAGCAGCAGCAACCTCACCGGCACCGAAATTCTTGGCCGGCACTTCAGCTTTGAGAACCTGATCTCGCGCATCCTGACAGATCTTCGCTTGAACGCGGAGCGCCAATTCGGAAGGGATATTCGTTACGCCATGGTCGGCCGCCCCGTGCGCTTCGTTGGCGCGGAATCCGCAGAGGACGATGCCTTTGCCGTCGGACGCCTGCAACGCGCTTTTGAGTTTGCTGGTTTCGAAAAGGTCGAGTTCGCCATGGAGCCGGTCGCGGCGGCTTATGCCTACGAGTCGACGCTGGACCACGATGAGCTGATCCTGATTGGCGACTTCGGCGGTGGTACGAGTGACTTTTCGCTGCTTCGTGTCGGCCCCGGAATTCGCAAGCGTGGCCGCAGTCCGCAGGATCTGCTGGGCAACAGCGGACTCGGACTCGCTGGAGACGCCTTTGATGCGCGTATCGTACGCAAGCTGGTTTCTCCGGCGCTTGGCGCGGGAACGCTGCTGCATCCGGCGAGCAAGATGCTCCCCGCTGTTCCGGCGTGGATTTACCTGAATCTGGAGCGATGGCACTATCTGTCCTTCCTGCGCACGCGCAATGTCACCGAGATCCTGAAGAGCGCCCGCGTCCGGGCGATGGAGCCGGATAAGATCGAGGCGCTGATTACGCTGGTGGATGAGGATCTTGGATTTCAGTTGCATCAGGCTGTGCAGCGACTCAAGTTCGAATTATCGAGCGCAGAGACGGCGGAGTTTCGGTTTGTCGACGGCACGCTGGAGTTGCGCAAGGCAGTGACTCGCGCCGAGTTTGAAAGCTGGATAGCCGATGACCTGGCTGCGATTGAAGGCTGCGTGGATTCGCTCTTCGACAGCTCCAGCGTTGGTTATGCGGACGTCGACCGAGTCTTTCTTACCGGCGGGACTTCGTTTGTGCCTGCTGTGCGCGGTATCTTTGAGCGGCGGTTTGGCGTGGACCGCGTTCGCAGCGGGAATGAGTTTACGTCTGTAGCTCGCGGACTGGCTTTGCGGGCGGAAGAGTCTCTGTCCGACGCACGCCATAGTTAG
- the nusA gene encoding transcription termination factor NusA, which yields MSSALYQSIEALSREKSIDPGIVVSAVEEAIALATRKYYKTQENMRGELNKETGEITVYAYKTVMNGEDEIEDPVNQITLEEAQAMAAGAELEPGSEIRLYKDTRPLGRIAAQLAKQVIFQKVREAERDTVFNEYAHREKEVLSAAVKRIEGQDIIIDLGKAEARMPKREQSRLEQFSVGERIRVVLLKVDRAAKGPQVVVSRAAPELVSNLFQSEVPEIYDNTVVIRAIAREAGERTKIAVMSRDKDVDPVGACVGMKGMRVQSIIRELRGEKIDIIEYNEEITTFAEKALQPAKVSRVSIVDLADKQLEVIVDDTQLSLAIGKKGQNVRLAAKLLGWKIDIKSEEEKRQEVEQQMTGFSSGPSTPIEQVAELGETIIQKLVAAGITTVEGLADMTPEQLEEIPGIGEKTLERISVAVRHYFGEYESGESNPNAAAAGAAKANEDAAEEVDEPGTPDEPVEEATAELTPDSNQEDAATEIMEVENAADPERTHPVASGDVVHVSAEAVLEETEKAEEAVIDSGERQGGE from the coding sequence ATGTCCAGCGCGTTGTATCAAAGCATTGAGGCACTCAGCCGCGAAAAGAGCATTGACCCGGGGATTGTCGTTTCCGCCGTCGAGGAGGCTATTGCCCTCGCCACCCGCAAGTATTACAAAACCCAGGAAAACATGCGCGGTGAGCTGAACAAGGAGACCGGCGAGATCACGGTTTACGCCTACAAGACAGTCATGAACGGCGAGGACGAGATTGAAGATCCCGTCAATCAAATCACGCTGGAAGAGGCGCAGGCCATGGCGGCCGGAGCCGAGCTTGAGCCGGGCAGTGAGATTCGCCTCTACAAGGACACGCGCCCACTCGGCCGCATTGCCGCGCAATTGGCCAAGCAGGTCATCTTTCAGAAGGTGCGCGAAGCCGAGCGCGACACGGTTTTCAACGAGTATGCTCATCGCGAGAAGGAAGTCCTGTCGGCCGCCGTCAAGCGCATTGAGGGCCAGGACATCATTATCGATCTGGGCAAGGCGGAAGCCCGCATGCCCAAGCGCGAGCAGTCGCGGCTGGAGCAGTTCAGCGTGGGCGAGCGGATTCGCGTGGTTCTGCTGAAGGTGGATCGCGCCGCCAAGGGCCCTCAGGTCGTCGTCTCGCGCGCGGCTCCGGAGCTGGTCTCGAACCTCTTCCAGTCCGAGGTTCCCGAGATTTACGACAACACGGTTGTGATCCGCGCCATCGCGCGCGAAGCCGGCGAGCGCACCAAAATCGCTGTTATGTCCCGCGACAAGGACGTTGACCCGGTCGGCGCGTGCGTTGGCATGAAGGGGATGCGCGTGCAGTCGATCATTCGCGAACTGCGCGGCGAGAAGATCGACATCATCGAGTACAACGAGGAAATTACGACCTTTGCCGAAAAGGCATTGCAGCCGGCCAAGGTCAGCCGGGTGTCGATTGTGGACCTGGCCGATAAGCAGCTTGAGGTCATCGTAGACGACACGCAACTGTCGCTCGCAATCGGCAAAAAAGGGCAGAATGTTCGCCTCGCGGCCAAGCTTCTCGGCTGGAAGATCGACATCAAGAGCGAGGAAGAGAAGCGCCAGGAAGTCGAGCAGCAGATGACCGGCTTCTCCAGCGGTCCTTCGACACCGATCGAGCAGGTTGCCGAGCTGGGCGAGACCATTATCCAGAAGCTGGTTGCTGCTGGCATCACGACCGTCGAAGGTCTGGCGGATATGACGCCGGAGCAGCTTGAAGAAATCCCCGGCATCGGCGAAAAGACGCTGGAACGCATCAGTGTCGCCGTTCGGCACTACTTCGGCGAGTACGAATCGGGCGAGTCGAATCCGAATGCCGCAGCCGCAGGAGCAGCCAAGGCCAACGAAGACGCCGCGGAGGAAGTTGATGAGCCCGGAACCCCGGATGAGCCAGTTGAGGAAGCAACCGCGGAGCTGACGCCTGATTCCAATCAGGAAGACGCAGCCACCGAGATCATGGAAGTCGAAAATGCTGCCGATCCTGAGCGCACGCATCCGGTTGCAAGCGGAGATGTCGTGCATGTTTCAGCGGAAGCAGTGCTGGAAGAGACAGAAAAGGCAGAAGAAGCAGTGATTGATTCCGGGGAAAGGCAGGGCGGCGAGTAG
- a CDS encoding aldo/keto reductase yields the protein MAQTSQFSRRDFLKTSLAAGAIAGAGSLSLNAERQTATDWVTLGRSDVKVTRLAFGTGSMSGQVQRDLGQEQFTRLVRHAYDRGIRFFETSESYGEMHKMLGIALQGLPRESYRIMSKVTTYHEVDPQQKFDELRTLAKTDYFDIMLLHYQHTPTWPTDTRKWQDAILEAESRKVIVSHGASVHGLPALRLVPGNEWLKVAMIRVNHNGTRMDAEVPDAPMLGNVSEVVTHVHQARKEGMGVISMKLVGEGVFNHEDRQKAMRFAFKTAGVDCVTVGYKSTAEVDEAIDNLNLALA from the coding sequence ATGGCTCAAACTTCCCAATTCTCCCGGCGTGATTTCCTCAAAACTTCGCTCGCAGCCGGCGCCATTGCAGGCGCAGGCAGCCTTTCTCTGAATGCGGAACGGCAGACGGCGACGGACTGGGTTACGCTTGGCCGGTCTGATGTGAAAGTAACGCGCCTCGCCTTCGGCACCGGCAGCATGAGCGGACAGGTTCAGCGGGATCTCGGCCAGGAGCAGTTCACGCGGCTGGTGCGCCACGCCTATGATCGCGGCATCCGATTCTTCGAAACCTCTGAGTCCTACGGCGAAATGCACAAGATGCTCGGCATCGCCCTTCAGGGACTGCCCCGCGAGAGCTATCGCATCATGTCCAAGGTCACGACGTATCACGAGGTCGATCCGCAGCAGAAATTCGACGAACTCCGCACCCTAGCCAAGACCGACTACTTCGATATCATGCTGCTGCACTACCAGCACACGCCCACCTGGCCCACTGACACACGCAAGTGGCAGGACGCAATCCTCGAAGCGGAATCCAGAAAAGTCATCGTCAGCCATGGCGCATCGGTTCACGGGCTTCCGGCGCTGCGCCTCGTTCCCGGCAACGAGTGGCTCAAGGTCGCCATGATTCGCGTCAATCACAACGGCACCCGCATGGATGCCGAGGTTCCCGACGCCCCGATGCTCGGCAATGTCAGCGAAGTCGTCACCCACGTCCATCAGGCGCGCAAAGAAGGCATGGGCGTCATCAGCATGAAGCTTGTCGGCGAAGGTGTCTTCAATCACGAAGACCGACAGAAGGCCATGCGCTTCGCGTTCAAAACTGCCGGCGTCGACTGCGTTACCGTTGGTTACAAGAGCACGGCAGAGGTCGACGAAGCCATCGATAACCTGAATCTGGCCCTCGCCTGA